From the Desulfovibrio sp. JY genome, one window contains:
- a CDS encoding pyridoxamine 5'-phosphate oxidase family protein, whose product MFTETFHEVLGKEGVVSIVTCADGEAHVVNTWNSYLVSPRDGTLLIPAWKMRETERKTQGNDAVQLTLGSKEVAGLRGPGTGFHLRGTARFLRSGPEFDLMKEKFPFTTRVLEVTVTSLQQTL is encoded by the coding sequence ATGTTCACGGAGACCTTTCACGAAGTCCTCGGCAAGGAAGGCGTGGTTTCCATCGTGACCTGCGCCGACGGCGAAGCCCACGTGGTCAATACCTGGAATTCCTACCTGGTTTCGCCCAGAGACGGCACGCTGCTCATTCCCGCCTGGAAGATGCGGGAAACGGAGCGCAAGACGCAAGGCAACGACGCCGTGCAGTTGACCCTCGGCAGCAAGGAAGTCGCCGGCCTGCGGGGACCGGGCACGGGGTTCCACCTGCGCGGCACAGCCCGCTTTCTGCGCTCGGGTCCGGAATTCGATCTCATGAAGGAAAAGTTTCCTTTCACCACCCGCGTGCTGGAGGTCACCGTCACCTCGTTGCAGCAAACCCTGTAA
- a CDS encoding cysteine hydrolase, with product MTRDAIIDAATAFVLVDIQNDYFPGGAMELHGAEDAAGRAAGVLARFRDKGAPVIHVRHEAARPGATFFLPGSWGAAIHGTVAPRPGEPVVTKAFPNSFRETELAARLDAAGAKRLVVCGMMTHMCVDATVRAAFDLRYPVTVVADACATRGLAFGGRNVAAPDVQAAFLAALGAVYATMVVAADLV from the coding sequence ATGACCAGGGACGCCATTATCGACGCCGCAACGGCCTTCGTGCTTGTGGACATCCAAAACGACTATTTTCCGGGCGGGGCCATGGAGCTTCATGGGGCCGAGGACGCGGCCGGCCGGGCCGCCGGCGTTCTGGCCCGGTTCCGGGATAAGGGCGCTCCCGTCATCCACGTGCGCCACGAAGCGGCGCGGCCCGGGGCGACGTTTTTTCTTCCCGGCTCCTGGGGCGCGGCGATCCATGGGACGGTCGCCCCCAGGCCTGGCGAACCGGTGGTGACCAAGGCTTTTCCCAACAGTTTCCGGGAAACGGAGCTTGCCGCGCGCCTGGACGCGGCCGGAGCCAAGCGGCTGGTCGTTTGCGGCATGATGACCCACATGTGCGTGGATGCGACGGTGCGGGCCGCCTTCGATCTGCGCTATCCGGTGACGGTGGTGGCCGACGCCTGCGCCACGCGGGGATTGGCCTTCGGCGGCAGGAACGTGGCCGCGCCCGACGTCCAGGCGGCCTTTCTGGCGGCTCTTGGCGCGGTCTACGCCACTATGGTCGTGGCCGCGGATCTGGTCTGA
- a CDS encoding APC family permease yields MSDATTHLNRTLSLKAVVLFGLAYMTPLIVLGTFGVVASATNGAVPTAYIITTVAMIFTAYSYGIMAKAYPVAGSAYTYVRKSIDARLGFMVGWGILLDYFFLPMVIWLIGAAYLTAQFPGVPSWVFLLGFIALTTVLNVYGIQLASRVNSLLMVFQVLVIVIFVLLSLRHIIGDHGVQAAFSLTPFFNPGSTFSTIAAGAAVAAYSFLGFDAVTTLTEETIDPKRTIPKAIILTALIGGAIYVFVGYTTQLVHPGATFQDADSAAFEIAKAIGSDLFGAIFLAGMVLAQFTSGIAAQASASRLMYAMGRDSVLPNRFFGQLHKRFRTPVGNIILTGAIGVIALFLDVLSAASFINFGAFVAFTMVNLSVVFMYRRDAATRQRYGAFRAVVLPLIGAVVNIWLLSHLDRNAVILGSVWLCLGLAQLLYLTKFFSKEPPEVDFDEEQALAESDVAAATTRA; encoded by the coding sequence ATGTCGGACGCAACGACGCACCTCAATCGAACGTTGTCGCTCAAAGCCGTCGTCCTTTTCGGCCTGGCCTACATGACCCCGCTGATCGTGCTCGGGACGTTCGGGGTCGTGGCCAGCGCCACCAACGGCGCCGTGCCCACGGCCTACATCATCACGACCGTGGCGATGATTTTCACGGCCTACAGCTACGGCATCATGGCCAAGGCCTATCCCGTGGCCGGATCGGCCTACACCTATGTCCGCAAATCCATCGACGCGCGCCTGGGCTTCATGGTCGGCTGGGGGATCCTGCTGGACTACTTCTTTTTGCCCATGGTCATCTGGCTGATCGGCGCGGCCTACCTGACGGCGCAGTTTCCCGGGGTGCCGAGCTGGGTCTTCCTGCTCGGATTCATCGCCCTGACCACCGTGCTCAACGTGTACGGCATCCAGCTGGCGTCCCGGGTCAACTCGCTGCTCATGGTCTTTCAGGTGCTGGTCATCGTCATTTTCGTGCTGCTCTCGTTGCGCCATATCATCGGCGACCACGGCGTGCAGGCCGCCTTCAGCCTGACGCCGTTTTTCAACCCGGGTTCGACGTTTTCCACCATCGCCGCCGGCGCGGCCGTGGCCGCCTACTCCTTCCTCGGCTTCGACGCCGTCACCACGCTGACGGAGGAAACGATCGATCCCAAGCGCACCATTCCCAAAGCGATCATTCTGACGGCGCTGATCGGCGGGGCCATCTACGTCTTCGTCGGCTACACCACCCAGCTTGTGCACCCCGGGGCGACCTTCCAGGATGCCGACTCGGCAGCCTTCGAGATCGCCAAGGCCATCGGCTCGGACCTTTTCGGCGCGATTTTCCTCGCCGGCATGGTTCTCGCGCAGTTCACCTCCGGCATCGCCGCCCAGGCCAGCGCCTCCCGGCTCATGTACGCCATGGGGCGCGATTCCGTGCTGCCCAACCGCTTTTTCGGTCAGCTGCACAAGCGGTTCCGCACCCCCGTCGGCAACATCATCCTGACCGGGGCCATCGGCGTCATCGCCCTGTTCCTCGATGTGCTGTCCGCAGCCTCGTTTATTAACTTCGGCGCGTTCGTCGCCTTCACCATGGTCAATCTCTCGGTGGTCTTCATGTACCGCAGGGACGCGGCGACGCGGCAACGGTACGGCGCGTTTCGGGCCGTGGTGCTTCCTTTGATCGGCGCGGTCGTCAATATCTGGTTGTTGTCCCATCTCGACCGCAACGCCGTGATTCTCGGTTCCGTCTGGCTGTGCCTCGGGCTCGCGCAGTTGCTGTACCTCACCAAATTCTTCTCGAAAGAGCCGCCCGAAGTCGATTTCGACGAAGAGCAGGCCCTTGCCGAAAGCGACGTCGCCGCCGCGACGACGAGGGCCTAG
- a CDS encoding Rrf2 family transcriptional regulator yields the protein MPVTQKCQYALRALFELARRKGDGPIPAGGIAERQAIPKRFLEVILHQLRQGGFVDSQRGKEGGFYLARPAETVTVGEVIRFMDGPISPVDCHRERPGHDCPLRGGCVFREVWEEARAALEKVYDARTLRDLLEEDRRREAMAGVPAYVI from the coding sequence ATGCCCGTCACCCAGAAATGCCAATACGCCCTGCGCGCCCTGTTCGAGCTGGCCCGGCGCAAGGGCGACGGCCCCATTCCCGCCGGCGGCATCGCCGAACGGCAAGCCATCCCCAAAAGGTTTCTGGAAGTCATCCTGCACCAGTTGCGCCAGGGCGGGTTCGTGGACTCCCAACGGGGCAAGGAAGGCGGCTTCTACCTGGCCCGCCCGGCCGAAACCGTGACCGTGGGCGAGGTCATCCGGTTCATGGACGGCCCCATCAGCCCGGTGGACTGCCACCGGGAGCGGCCGGGACACGACTGTCCCCTGCGTGGCGGCTGCGTGTTTCGCGAGGTATGGGAAGAGGCCAGGGCCGCCCTGGAAAAGGTCTACGACGCGCGGACCCTGCGCGACCTGCTGGAGGAGGACCGCCGTCGCGAGGCCATGGCGGGCGTCCCGGCCTATGTGATTTGA
- a CDS encoding Rrf2 family transcriptional regulator has product MQFSVGVEYAFHSLFYMIDLPSGTTVGIRQLAGLHDITESYLSKIFSKLRKAGIVRSVSGVKGGYELARPADEVTFWDVVEAVEGVSFFFQCAEIRQKNIFEDGSSVFSGKCPCLIKVVMQEAEEAFRDKLRARSLGWLHAQVQGGFSEGKRQAMAAWIRSL; this is encoded by the coding sequence GTGCAATTCAGTGTTGGCGTAGAATACGCATTTCATTCTCTTTTTTATATGATCGACCTGCCCTCCGGCACGACGGTGGGGATTCGGCAGTTGGCCGGACTCCATGATATCACCGAAAGCTATCTTTCGAAGATTTTTTCCAAGCTGCGCAAGGCGGGCATCGTCCGGTCCGTCTCCGGGGTGAAGGGCGGCTACGAGCTGGCCCGGCCGGCGGACGAGGTGACGTTTTGGGACGTGGTGGAAGCGGTGGAAGGGGTGTCGTTTTTCTTTCAGTGCGCCGAGATCCGCCAGAAGAACATCTTCGAGGACGGTTCCTCCGTGTTTTCGGGCAAGTGCCCCTGTCTGATCAAGGTGGTGATGCAGGAGGCCGAGGAGGCTTTTCGCGACAAGCTGCGCGCCAGGAGCCTGGGCTGGCTCCATGCGCAGGTCCAAGGCGGCTTTTCCGAGGGCAAGCGGCAGGCCATGGCGGCCTGGATACGGTCGCTTTAA
- a CDS encoding CBS domain-containing protein, with product MFKQRVGELAKRPHIVAAEASVTQAADLMAREGISCLAAVSGAKVVGFLTENQLVRHFDVDLDLDASIRDFLTRPEGAVAKDMRVSEAVKLLLERAVRHLPVMDFSGSLLGLVTEKELVDALAVDFMVEDAVCSDLMRRDPVTLPADRSVREALALMREKNADCLLALNADKPAGILSERDVLSRIMGFPERLTAPVSRHMTAPVISVPTTAVVYKVILFMRQKGVRRLAVIHENGSLAGMLSQRDILVYARRIGL from the coding sequence ATGTTCAAGCAGAGGGTCGGCGAATTGGCCAAAAGGCCCCATATCGTCGCTGCGGAGGCTTCCGTAACGCAGGCCGCCGACCTTATGGCCCGCGAGGGCATCAGTTGCCTGGCCGCTGTCAGCGGAGCCAAGGTTGTGGGCTTCCTGACCGAAAACCAACTCGTCCGCCACTTCGACGTGGACCTGGACCTCGACGCGTCCATCCGCGATTTCCTGACCCGGCCGGAAGGGGCCGTGGCCAAGGACATGCGCGTCTCCGAGGCGGTCAAGCTCCTGCTCGAGCGCGCGGTGCGCCATCTGCCGGTGATGGACTTCAGCGGTTCGCTGCTGGGGCTGGTCACGGAAAAGGAACTCGTGGACGCCCTGGCCGTGGACTTCATGGTGGAGGACGCCGTGTGCAGCGACCTGATGCGCCGCGATCCCGTCACCCTCCCCGCCGACCGGAGCGTGCGCGAGGCCCTGGCCCTCATGCGCGAAAAAAACGCCGACTGCCTCCTGGCCCTCAATGCGGACAAGCCCGCCGGCATCTTAAGCGAACGCGACGTGCTGTCCCGGATCATGGGCTTTCCCGAACGCCTGACCGCCCCGGTTTCCCGCCATATGACCGCGCCGGTGATCAGCGTGCCGACCACCGCCGTGGTCTACAAGGTGATCCTTTTCATGCGCCAGAAAGGCGTGCGCCGCCTGGCCGTCATCCACGAGAACGGAAGCCTGGCCGGCATGCTGTCCCAGCGCGACATCCTGGTCTACGCCCGCCGTATCGGCCTGTAG
- a CDS encoding valine--tRNA ligase yields MTSEALPKGYEPADVEARWIKYWQEDKTFTPDPDGPGEPYSIVIPPPNVTGALHMGHALNITIQDILCRYHRQRGRNVLWVPGTDHAGIATQNVVERSLAAKGVSREAIGREAFIEEVWKWRAEYGGKILNQIRRLGASVDWTRERFTFDEGLSRAVREVFVRLYEEGLIYRGDYIINWCPRCHTALADLEVEYAPHIGKLYHIRYPVEEMPGAFLTIATTRPETLLGDTAVAVHPEDERYKDFVGKHAILPLVGRRLPIIADAYVEREFGTGCLKVTPAHDMNDFELGRKHHLEVIAVQDEAGNINENAPEKYRGLDRAEARRVIIEDLKELKLLDDIRDYEHNVGECYRCRTVIEPYVSKQWFVKTAPLARAAREAVEHGRTTILPDQWTKTYYDWLDNIRDWCVSRQIWWGHRIPAWTCEACGELIVAREDPTTCPKCGATTLTRDPDVLDTWFSSALWPFSTLGWPDQTKELKTFYPTTVLSTAFDILFFWVARMMMMGLHFMKDVPFKEVYIHALVRDAEGRKMSKSLGNGIDPLAMMDHYGTDALRFTLAAFAAMGRDIKLSEERIEGYRHFVNKVWNAARFALMHIGEGAPDIPVEEAARAGLCHAVILSRLERLKAKVSASIESYQFNDAAQELYGFFWREFCDWYLEMAKVDLGGEDAAKKGAAKRVLYTVLSEVLTLMHPFMPFVTQEIWSKLPGVADPNLARMPYPEARPGLISETAETDMELLKAVVVGVRNIRAELNINPGVKLTALVHADSDSEVASLTANTAMIVFLAKLERFEAGLEITAPKASASTAAGTCALYVPLSGAVDFDVEFLRLSKEEVKTVKELTIVEKKLGNEDFVSRAPAEVVAKEREKQEALGERLARLRELKDRIRKLMAE; encoded by the coding sequence ATGACAAGCGAGGCCCTACCCAAGGGATACGAACCGGCCGATGTCGAGGCCCGGTGGATCAAATATTGGCAGGAAGACAAGACCTTCACCCCCGACCCCGACGGGCCGGGCGAACCGTACAGCATCGTCATCCCGCCGCCCAACGTGACCGGGGCCCTGCACATGGGCCATGCCTTAAACATCACCATCCAGGACATCCTGTGCCGGTATCATCGCCAGCGGGGCCGCAACGTCCTGTGGGTGCCGGGCACGGACCATGCCGGCATCGCCACGCAAAACGTGGTGGAGCGGTCGCTTGCCGCCAAGGGCGTCTCGCGCGAGGCCATCGGCCGCGAAGCCTTCATCGAGGAAGTCTGGAAGTGGCGCGCCGAATACGGCGGCAAGATCCTCAACCAGATCCGGCGCCTCGGCGCGTCCGTGGACTGGACCCGGGAACGCTTCACCTTCGACGAGGGCCTTTCGCGCGCCGTGCGCGAGGTGTTCGTGCGTCTTTATGAAGAGGGGCTCATCTACCGGGGCGACTACATCATCAACTGGTGCCCGCGCTGCCATACCGCCCTGGCCGACCTGGAAGTGGAGTACGCGCCGCATATCGGCAAGCTCTACCACATCCGCTACCCGGTGGAGGAGATGCCCGGCGCCTTCCTCACCATCGCCACCACCCGCCCCGAAACCCTGCTCGGCGACACGGCCGTGGCCGTGCATCCCGAGGACGAACGCTACAAGGACTTCGTGGGCAAGCACGCCATCCTGCCCCTGGTCGGCCGGCGCTTGCCGATCATCGCCGACGCCTATGTCGAGCGGGAATTCGGCACCGGCTGCCTCAAGGTCACGCCGGCCCACGACATGAACGACTTCGAGCTCGGCCGCAAACACCACCTCGAAGTCATCGCCGTGCAGGACGAGGCAGGCAACATCAACGAGAACGCGCCCGAGAAGTACCGCGGCCTGGACCGCGCCGAGGCGCGCCGGGTCATCATCGAGGACCTCAAGGAACTGAAGCTCCTCGACGACATCCGCGACTACGAGCACAACGTGGGCGAGTGCTACCGCTGCCGCACGGTCATCGAGCCGTATGTGTCCAAGCAGTGGTTCGTCAAAACCGCCCCCCTGGCCAGGGCGGCCCGCGAGGCCGTGGAACACGGCCGCACCACCATCCTGCCCGACCAGTGGACCAAGACGTATTACGACTGGTTGGACAACATCCGCGACTGGTGCGTGTCGCGCCAGATCTGGTGGGGGCACCGCATTCCGGCCTGGACCTGCGAGGCCTGCGGCGAGCTGATCGTCGCCCGCGAGGACCCGACGACGTGTCCGAAGTGCGGCGCGACGACCCTGACCCGCGACCCGGACGTGCTGGATACCTGGTTCTCGTCGGCCCTGTGGCCGTTTTCCACCCTGGGCTGGCCCGACCAGACCAAGGAACTGAAGACGTTTTACCCGACCACGGTTCTCAGCACCGCCTTCGACATCCTCTTTTTCTGGGTGGCCCGCATGATGATGATGGGCCTGCATTTCATGAAGGACGTGCCGTTCAAGGAAGTCTACATCCACGCCCTGGTGCGCGACGCCGAGGGCCGCAAGATGAGCAAGTCCCTTGGCAACGGCATCGATCCCCTGGCCATGATGGACCACTACGGCACGGACGCCCTGCGCTTCACCCTGGCCGCTTTCGCCGCCATGGGCCGCGACATCAAGCTGTCCGAGGAGCGCATCGAGGGCTACCGCCATTTCGTCAACAAGGTCTGGAACGCGGCCCGGTTCGCGCTCATGCACATCGGCGAAGGCGCGCCGGACATTCCTGTGGAAGAGGCGGCCAGGGCCGGGCTGTGCCATGCCGTGATCCTGTCGCGCCTGGAGCGGCTCAAGGCGAAGGTGTCGGCCTCGATCGAGAGCTACCAGTTCAACGATGCGGCCCAGGAGCTTTATGGCTTTTTCTGGCGGGAATTTTGCGACTGGTACCTGGAGATGGCCAAGGTGGACCTTGGCGGCGAGGACGCGGCCAAAAAGGGCGCGGCCAAGCGGGTGCTGTACACGGTACTCTCCGAAGTGCTCACGCTCATGCATCCTTTCATGCCCTTCGTCACCCAGGAGATCTGGAGCAAGCTGCCGGGCGTGGCCGATCCCAACCTGGCCCGCATGCCGTATCCCGAGGCGCGGCCGGGGCTTATTTCCGAGACGGCCGAGACCGACATGGAGCTCCTCAAGGCCGTTGTGGTCGGGGTGCGCAACATCCGGGCCGAGCTCAACATCAATCCGGGCGTGAAGCTGACGGCCTTGGTCCATGCCGACAGCGACAGCGAGGTCGCTTCGCTGACGGCCAATACGGCCATGATCGTCTTTCTGGCCAAGCTCGAACGCTTCGAGGCCGGGCTCGAGATCACCGCGCCGAAGGCCTCGGCCTCCACGGCGGCCGGGACCTGCGCCCTTTACGTGCCGCTTTCCGGGGCCGTGGATTTCGACGTGGAGTTTTTGCGCCTGTCCAAGGAAGAAGTGAAGACGGTCAAGGAACTGACCATCGTGGAGAAAAAGCTCGGCAACGAGGACTTCGTGTCGCGCGCGCCGGCCGAGGTGGTGGCCAAGGAGCGGGAGAAGCAGGAGGCGCTGGGCGAACGGCTGGCGCGGCTTCGGGAGCTCAAGGACCGCATCAGGAAGCTGATGGCCGAGTAG
- a CDS encoding methyl-accepting chemotaxis protein, with the protein MKNMKLGLKIGIGFGCLILIACALGLLGVFNMRTVEKTSEKLSSQYIPETGIANEIERTSLLTMYAMRGYSLSMEESYREQAKKQIEAVRKALAQAKDLSTQYPDLVRLRADLPKVGAAADDYIALAGETETRIKALAGARKAMDTAAADFVQSVEQLSVSQKKQFAEEIKAGADGAALAERLSKLSDVADITRLGFDIRVRNFKSQAVGDRSIRTEALQLFPKAEAVVKHLGSLTRKLEDQKEIADVGQSLNQYKAAMTAFDAGMAALAELGVKRDEAAANIESLAMDMAKAGMTNTQRLSDAAVAELETASTIMISGLVAALLLCIGVAFSLTRAITRPILSSVVFADRVAGGDLDGVLDIHQGDEVGKLADSLRTMVERLKERIKEADARSAEAAEEAAKARQAMDRAEAAQREATSQRDAMLTAAVTLQEVAQTTATASEELSAQIEQASNGASQQSQSAAETATAMEEMNSTVLEVAKNASMAAGTADQAKEKALRGKEVVGEVVRGIDTVQSHARELQRDMETLGERASGIGAIMNVISDIADQTNLLALNAAIEAARAGDAGRGFAVVADEVRKLAEKTMNATKEVGQAVTGIQQGAASNVDKVKQTVETIADTTQRANQSGEALNEIVSLADMVASQIQSIATASEQQSATSEEINRSIDDINRISLEASEGMRQSAQAVSGLAEQSAVLTRLIAEMRGEEASAAHAPARIRKTRALPRG; encoded by the coding sequence ATGAAGAACATGAAACTCGGCCTCAAGATAGGCATCGGCTTCGGCTGCCTCATTCTCATAGCCTGCGCTCTCGGCCTGCTCGGCGTCTTCAACATGCGCACCGTGGAAAAAACTTCCGAAAAGCTTTCAAGCCAATACATCCCCGAAACGGGCATCGCCAATGAAATCGAACGGACATCCTTGCTCACCATGTACGCCATGCGCGGCTATTCCTTGAGCATGGAGGAGAGCTATCGGGAACAGGCCAAGAAACAGATCGAGGCCGTGCGCAAGGCCCTGGCCCAGGCCAAGGACCTTTCCACCCAATATCCCGATCTGGTGCGCTTGCGGGCGGACCTGCCCAAAGTCGGGGCCGCGGCCGATGACTACATTGCCCTGGCCGGGGAAACCGAAACGAGGATCAAGGCCCTGGCCGGCGCGCGCAAGGCCATGGATACGGCGGCGGCGGATTTCGTCCAAAGCGTGGAACAGCTTTCGGTCAGCCAGAAAAAGCAGTTCGCCGAGGAAATCAAGGCCGGGGCGGACGGCGCCGCACTGGCCGAGCGGTTGTCCAAGCTGTCCGATGTGGCCGACATCACGCGGCTCGGCTTCGACATCCGGGTGCGCAACTTCAAGTCCCAGGCCGTGGGTGACCGCAGCATCCGGACCGAGGCGCTGCAACTGTTTCCCAAGGCGGAGGCGGTGGTAAAACACCTGGGTTCCCTCACGCGCAAGCTGGAAGACCAGAAGGAAATCGCCGATGTCGGGCAGTCCCTGAACCAGTACAAGGCGGCCATGACCGCGTTTGACGCCGGCATGGCCGCCCTGGCCGAGCTGGGCGTCAAGCGCGACGAAGCGGCGGCCAACATCGAGAGCCTGGCCATGGACATGGCCAAGGCGGGCATGACCAACACCCAGCGGCTGTCCGACGCGGCCGTGGCCGAACTCGAGACGGCAAGCACCATCATGATTTCCGGCCTCGTCGCCGCCCTGCTCCTTTGCATCGGCGTCGCGTTCTCCCTGACCCGGGCCATCACCCGGCCGATCCTGTCCAGCGTGGTCTTTGCCGACCGGGTGGCCGGCGGCGACCTGGACGGCGTGCTCGACATCCACCAGGGCGACGAGGTGGGCAAGCTCGCCGACAGCCTGCGCACCATGGTGGAACGCCTCAAGGAACGCATCAAGGAAGCCGACGCCCGGTCGGCCGAGGCGGCCGAAGAGGCGGCCAAGGCCAGACAAGCCATGGACCGGGCCGAAGCGGCCCAGCGCGAGGCCACTTCCCAGCGCGACGCCATGCTGACCGCCGCCGTCACCTTGCAGGAGGTGGCCCAGACCACGGCCACCGCCTCGGAAGAACTCTCGGCCCAGATCGAACAGGCCAGCAACGGCGCGTCCCAGCAATCCCAAAGCGCGGCCGAGACCGCCACGGCCATGGAAGAGATGAATTCCACCGTGCTCGAGGTGGCCAAGAACGCCTCCATGGCCGCCGGCACCGCCGACCAGGCCAAGGAGAAGGCCCTGCGCGGCAAGGAGGTCGTGGGCGAGGTCGTGCGCGGCATCGACACGGTGCAAAGCCACGCCCGGGAGTTGCAGCGCGACATGGAAACGCTCGGCGAGCGGGCCAGCGGCATCGGCGCGATCATGAACGTCATCTCCGACATCGCGGACCAGACCAACCTGCTGGCCCTTAACGCCGCCATCGAGGCGGCCCGGGCCGGCGACGCCGGGCGCGGTTTCGCGGTCGTTGCCGACGAAGTCAGAAAGCTGGCCGAAAAGACCATGAACGCCACCAAGGAGGTGGGCCAGGCGGTCACCGGCATCCAGCAGGGCGCGGCCAGCAACGTGGACAAGGTCAAGCAAACGGTGGAAACCATCGCGGACACGACGCAGCGCGCCAACCAGTCCGGGGAGGCGCTCAACGAAATCGTGTCCCTGGCCGACATGGTGGCGAGCCAGATCCAGTCCATTGCCACGGCCTCGGAGCAGCAATCGGCCACGAGCGAAGAGATCAACCGCAGCATCGACGACATCAACCGGATTTCCCTCGAAGCCTCGGAAGGCATGCGGCAATCGGCCCAGGCCGTTTCCGGCCTGGCCGAGCAGTCGGCCGTGCTGACGCGGCTTATCGCCGAAATGCGCGGCGAAGAAGCGTCTGCTGCGCACGCGCCCGCCAGAATCAGAAAGACTCGGGCGCTGCCCAGGGGCTAG
- a CDS encoding carbon-nitrogen hydrolase family protein: MARNLPILAVQATSRTGEAGLDAFESELEALLSDFPQTKLVVYPEIHLCGVSGTPGERSAALVEAAQPLEGPRIERLSAVARRLGVWLMPGTVCESAGGGKVYNTAPVFSPQGELAATYRKCFPWRPFEPYVPGNAFTVFDIPDIGRVGLAICYDIWFPEVARQLAWMGAEVILNPAQTSTCDREKEKTLVQANAIFNQVFVVSINAAAPAGTGQSLIADPEGNVRVSLPSESSAIMTDVLNLEEVERVRRFGTCGLNRMWAQFGKEDAPLALPLYNGAIDPRTWGGR; this comes from the coding sequence ATGGCCCGGAACCTGCCTATCCTCGCCGTGCAGGCCACTTCCCGGACCGGGGAGGCGGGACTGGACGCGTTCGAGAGCGAACTGGAAGCGTTGCTGTCGGATTTTCCGCAAACGAAGCTGGTCGTGTACCCGGAGATCCATCTCTGCGGCGTTTCCGGCACGCCCGGGGAGCGTAGCGCCGCGCTCGTGGAAGCCGCGCAACCCCTTGAAGGGCCGCGTATCGAGCGGCTCTCCGCCGTGGCCCGGCGGCTCGGCGTCTGGCTTATGCCCGGGACCGTCTGCGAGTCGGCCGGCGGGGGGAAGGTGTACAATACCGCCCCGGTCTTTTCGCCGCAGGGGGAGCTGGCCGCGACCTACCGCAAGTGTTTCCCCTGGCGTCCTTTCGAGCCGTACGTCCCGGGCAACGCTTTCACGGTGTTCGACATCCCGGACATCGGCCGCGTCGGCCTGGCCATCTGCTACGACATCTGGTTCCCGGAAGTGGCGCGCCAGCTCGCCTGGATGGGGGCGGAGGTGATCCTCAATCCGGCCCAGACCTCGACCTGCGACCGGGAGAAGGAGAAAACCCTGGTCCAGGCGAACGCCATTTTCAATCAGGTGTTCGTCGTCAGCATCAATGCCGCCGCGCCGGCGGGAACGGGGCAGAGCCTGATCGCCGACCCCGAGGGCAATGTCCGGGTGAGCCTGCCCAGCGAGTCGTCGGCGATCATGACCGATGTGCTCAATCTGGAGGAGGTGGAGCGGGTGCGCCGGTTCGGCACCTGCGGCCTCAACCGCATGTGGGCGCAGTTCGGCAAGGAGGACGCGCCGCTGGCGCTGCCGCTCTACAACGGCGCCATCGATCCCCGCACCTGGGGCGGTCGATAA
- a CDS encoding HDOD domain-containing protein produces the protein MSAKAASHPGPGRPGIGDSRSSAQAAFAARFLAYGEPLRAQSATCVAVSDPDGAKARLLEAPGSPTSCLAALNPPPLPQAYLALRRAVDDPLATPAGVGAIISMDPGLAAYVLRLANSPLYAPAARVETISRAVSLIGLDELETMAAGSVLSRLAACPPRSDLLVLDDFWKHAVAVGLLSRALAERVGERGGERFFVAGLLHDVGRLLLAVAEPDLAAVSLARTGPSRLSLDAAERLELGFDHAALGGRIAGKWRLPEHLAVAVAGHHQPSQYPDSLMAAAVHAADFMANALGVRATPCAGLPRLDGRVLAPFNLEQADPVEFQEILTSGLAAMIALVAS, from the coding sequence ATGTCCGCCAAAGCCGCCTCTCATCCCGGCCCCGGCCGACCGGGGATCGGTGATTCCCGGTCGTCGGCCCAGGCCGCCTTTGCGGCACGTTTTCTGGCCTACGGGGAACCGCTGCGCGCGCAGTCGGCGACCTGCGTCGCGGTTTCCGATCCGGACGGGGCCAAGGCGCGTCTGCTGGAGGCGCCGGGCTCCCCTACAAGCTGTCTGGCCGCCCTCAACCCGCCGCCGCTGCCCCAAGCCTATCTGGCCCTGCGCCGGGCCGTTGACGACCCCCTGGCCACCCCGGCCGGCGTGGGGGCCATCATTTCCATGGACCCAGGCCTGGCCGCCTATGTCCTGCGCCTGGCCAACAGCCCGCTGTACGCCCCGGCGGCCAGGGTGGAGACCATTTCCCGGGCCGTGAGCCTCATCGGGCTGGACGAGCTCGAGACCATGGCCGCCGGCTCGGTCCTCAGCCGGCTTGCCGCCTGTCCGCCCAGGTCCGACCTGCTCGTGCTGGATGATTTCTGGAAGCATGCCGTGGCCGTGGGCCTGCTCTCCCGGGCCCTGGCCGAACGCGTGGGCGAGCGGGGCGGGGAGCGGTTTTTCGTGGCCGGACTGCTCCATGACGTGGGCCGGCTGCTTCTGGCCGTGGCCGAGCCCGATCTGGCCGCCGTCAGCCTGGCCCGGACGGGTCCGTCCCGCCTGTCCCTGGACGCGGCCGAGCGCCTCGAGCTGGGCTTCGACCATGCCGCCCTGGGCGGGCGCATCGCCGGCAAATGGCGGTTGCCGGAACATCTGGCCGTGGCCGTGGCTGGCCACCACCAGCCCTCCCAGTACCCGGACAGCCTCATGGCCGCCGCGGTGCATGCCGCCGATTTCATGGCCAACGCCCTGGGCGTGCGGGCGACGCCCTGCGCCGGCCTGCCGCGTCTCGACGGGCGGGTTCTGGCCCCTTTCAACCTGGAGCAGGCCGATCCCGTCGAATTTCAGGAAATCCTGACCAGCGGTCTGGCCGCCATGATCGCCCTGGTGGCGTCGTGA